Proteins from a single region of Esox lucius isolate fEsoLuc1 chromosome 13, fEsoLuc1.pri, whole genome shotgun sequence:
- the si:dkey-220o5.5 gene encoding actin filament-associated protein 1-like 2 isoform X2 produces MDKQKVLNRLITDLHSFLAVLDSENLSYIAQAQKKSISELLSKLQDTPVEDAEYMIMSCPSGAPSNDLRETQLSRTDYLFQSGSDLDSAVEPLSFVSTEWPRKGSKGPAVPPHPPEGLDEDCYEEAEPFVPINHPTDQIDSDSSHYESYGEEDEEEFVKDRAHYIQWSSSQPCLRPAPESRICGYLWRKKWLGQWTKQLFLIRNNLLLCYKCAKDLHPLVEMNLHGCQVVYKSKHNKKMQHELKVVAGSDTVVMGFQSCQQAEEWRKIIEEVSGSSYYGLDSQSSSFLKCERLDSCRSSTVIHTSDSDEDKLSALPSAHNSVEIKDKGVLNVLMNCQWQSLWCQVDNSVLKMFREEGCQESPQYTVQLRGCQVQPGLDTPQAYRITVVQHGDPVAVLEASCADEKEQWIQLLQEGCISHDHSDPLYHRDAMPAGALSGLKEKRFPTSNMYIDDPFNQLCGSGLSQPVYSNTAILEHMFQNSQNLGGKDSVSSKDTVNYSNSEIFNNHTRKSCEVERGVQKLDLTGKRRMQLRAGSEMNLVTAGKPKRTSFRQSLAFCTDRAQGGFFTPLLRRTASAKNSLKRAPSALFIEHGKVFQRKKEWETKAST; encoded by the exons TGCTGAACCGGCTCATCACAGACCTCCATTCCTTCCTGGCTGTGCTGGACAGTGAGAACCTCAGCTACATTGCCCAGGCCCAGAAGAAGTCCATCTCAGAGCTGCTGTCCAAGCTGCAAGATACCCCTG TCGAGGATGCTGAGTACATGATCATGAGCTGTCCCTCAGGGGCCCCAAGCAACGATCTCAGGGAAACCCAGCTGTCAAGAACAG ATTACCTTTTCCAGTCAGGATCTGACCTGGACTCAGCTGTGGAGCCTTTGTCCTTCGTCTCTACTGAATGGCCACGGAAAGGG AGCAAGGGGCCTGCTGTACCACCCCACCCCCCGGAGGGCTTAGATGAGGACTGCTATGAAGAGGCTGAGCCGTTTGTTCCAATCAATCACCCCACAG ACCAAATTGACTCTGACAGCAGTCACTACGAGTCATATGGcgaggaagacgaggaggagtTTGTGAAGGACCGGGCACATTATATCCAATGGAGTTCCTCACAGCCCTGTCTGAGGCCTGCTCCTGAGTCCCGCATCTGTGGATACCTATGGAGGAAGAAATGGCTGGGCCAGTGGACCAAACAGCTCTTTCTCATTCGCAACAATCTGCTCTTG TGCTACAAATGTGCCAAGGACCTCCACCCGCTGGTGGAGATGAACCTGCATGGCTGCCAGGTGGTTTACAAGTCCAAGCACAACAAGAAGATGCAGCATGAGCTCAAGGTGGTGGCTGGCTCCGACACGGTGGTGATGGGTTTCCAGAGCTGCCAGCAAGCGGAGGAGTGGAGGAAG ATCATCGAGGAGGTGAGCGGCTCCTCCTATTATGGGCTGGACTCTCAGAGTTCCTCGTTCCTCAAGTGTGAGAGACTGGACTCTTGCAGG TCAAGCACAGTCATTCACACTTCGGACTCAGATGAAGATAAACTGTCTGCGTTGCCCTCTGCTCACAACAGTGTGGAAATAAAGGATAAAG GGGTTCTGAATGTTCTGAtgaactgccagtggcaaagcCTTTGGTGCCAGGTGGACAACAGTGTACTGAAGATGTTCAGAGAGGAGGGCTGCCAGGAGAGTCCCCAGTACACAGTACAGCTGAGGGGCTGCCAGGTCCAACCAGGCCTCGACACGCCTCAGGCCTATCGCATCACTGTGGTCCAACATGGAGACCCAGTCGCTGTACTGGAG GCCAGCTGTGCGGATGAAAAAGAGCAGTGGATCCAGCTCCTACAGGAGGGGTGTATTAGTCATGATCACTCTGACCCTCTTTACCACCGTGATGCAATGCCTGCTGGAGCCCTCAG TGGTTTGAAGGAAAAAAGGTTCCCAACCTCAAACATGTACATAGACGACCCCTTTAACCAGCTCTGTGGAAGTGGCCTCTCACAACCAGTCTACTCCAACACTGCCATACTGGAGCACATG TTCCAGAATTCCCAAAACCTTGGCGGAAAAGACTCAGTGTCGTCTAAGGATACAGTCAACTATAGCAACTCTGAGATCTTTAACAACCACA CTAGGAAATCCTGTGAAGTTGAGCGGGGAGTTCAGAAACTGGACTTGACTGGGAAGAGGCGGATGCAGCTGAGAGCCGGGTCAGAGATGAATCTTGTCACTGCAGGGAAGCCCAAACGCACCTCCTTCAGACAGTCTTTGGCCTTCTGTACAGATCGGGCACAG GGCGGTTTCTTCACTCCACTACTACGTAGGACTGCCTCAGCTAAAAACTCACTGAAAAGGGCACCGTCTGCCCTCTTTATTGAGCACGgcaaggtgtttcagagaaagAAG GAGTGGGAGACAAAGGCCTCAACTTGA
- the si:dkey-220o5.5 gene encoding actin filament-associated protein 1-like 2 isoform X1 has protein sequence MDKQKEIETHQTRQHSSSLQLSNFVLNRLITDLHSFLAVLDSENLSYIAQAQKKSISELLSKLQDTPVEDAEYMIMSCPSGAPSNDLRETQLSRTDYLFQSGSDLDSAVEPLSFVSTEWPRKGSKGPAVPPHPPEGLDEDCYEEAEPFVPINHPTDQIDSDSSHYESYGEEDEEEFVKDRAHYIQWSSSQPCLRPAPESRICGYLWRKKWLGQWTKQLFLIRNNLLLCYKCAKDLHPLVEMNLHGCQVVYKSKHNKKMQHELKVVAGSDTVVMGFQSCQQAEEWRKIIEEVSGSSYYGLDSQSSSFLKCERLDSCRSSTVIHTSDSDEDKLSALPSAHNSVEIKDKGVLNVLMNCQWQSLWCQVDNSVLKMFREEGCQESPQYTVQLRGCQVQPGLDTPQAYRITVVQHGDPVAVLEASCADEKEQWIQLLQEGCISHDHSDPLYHRDAMPAGALSGLKEKRFPTSNMYIDDPFNQLCGSGLSQPVYSNTAILEHMFQNSQNLGGKDSVSSKDTVNYSNSEIFNNHTRKSCEVERGVQKLDLTGKRRMQLRAGSEMNLVTAGKPKRTSFRQSLAFCTDRAQGGFFTPLLRRTASAKNSLKRAPSALFIEHGKVFQRKKEWETKAST, from the exons TGCTGAACCGGCTCATCACAGACCTCCATTCCTTCCTGGCTGTGCTGGACAGTGAGAACCTCAGCTACATTGCCCAGGCCCAGAAGAAGTCCATCTCAGAGCTGCTGTCCAAGCTGCAAGATACCCCTG TCGAGGATGCTGAGTACATGATCATGAGCTGTCCCTCAGGGGCCCCAAGCAACGATCTCAGGGAAACCCAGCTGTCAAGAACAG ATTACCTTTTCCAGTCAGGATCTGACCTGGACTCAGCTGTGGAGCCTTTGTCCTTCGTCTCTACTGAATGGCCACGGAAAGGG AGCAAGGGGCCTGCTGTACCACCCCACCCCCCGGAGGGCTTAGATGAGGACTGCTATGAAGAGGCTGAGCCGTTTGTTCCAATCAATCACCCCACAG ACCAAATTGACTCTGACAGCAGTCACTACGAGTCATATGGcgaggaagacgaggaggagtTTGTGAAGGACCGGGCACATTATATCCAATGGAGTTCCTCACAGCCCTGTCTGAGGCCTGCTCCTGAGTCCCGCATCTGTGGATACCTATGGAGGAAGAAATGGCTGGGCCAGTGGACCAAACAGCTCTTTCTCATTCGCAACAATCTGCTCTTG TGCTACAAATGTGCCAAGGACCTCCACCCGCTGGTGGAGATGAACCTGCATGGCTGCCAGGTGGTTTACAAGTCCAAGCACAACAAGAAGATGCAGCATGAGCTCAAGGTGGTGGCTGGCTCCGACACGGTGGTGATGGGTTTCCAGAGCTGCCAGCAAGCGGAGGAGTGGAGGAAG ATCATCGAGGAGGTGAGCGGCTCCTCCTATTATGGGCTGGACTCTCAGAGTTCCTCGTTCCTCAAGTGTGAGAGACTGGACTCTTGCAGG TCAAGCACAGTCATTCACACTTCGGACTCAGATGAAGATAAACTGTCTGCGTTGCCCTCTGCTCACAACAGTGTGGAAATAAAGGATAAAG GGGTTCTGAATGTTCTGAtgaactgccagtggcaaagcCTTTGGTGCCAGGTGGACAACAGTGTACTGAAGATGTTCAGAGAGGAGGGCTGCCAGGAGAGTCCCCAGTACACAGTACAGCTGAGGGGCTGCCAGGTCCAACCAGGCCTCGACACGCCTCAGGCCTATCGCATCACTGTGGTCCAACATGGAGACCCAGTCGCTGTACTGGAG GCCAGCTGTGCGGATGAAAAAGAGCAGTGGATCCAGCTCCTACAGGAGGGGTGTATTAGTCATGATCACTCTGACCCTCTTTACCACCGTGATGCAATGCCTGCTGGAGCCCTCAG TGGTTTGAAGGAAAAAAGGTTCCCAACCTCAAACATGTACATAGACGACCCCTTTAACCAGCTCTGTGGAAGTGGCCTCTCACAACCAGTCTACTCCAACACTGCCATACTGGAGCACATG TTCCAGAATTCCCAAAACCTTGGCGGAAAAGACTCAGTGTCGTCTAAGGATACAGTCAACTATAGCAACTCTGAGATCTTTAACAACCACA CTAGGAAATCCTGTGAAGTTGAGCGGGGAGTTCAGAAACTGGACTTGACTGGGAAGAGGCGGATGCAGCTGAGAGCCGGGTCAGAGATGAATCTTGTCACTGCAGGGAAGCCCAAACGCACCTCCTTCAGACAGTCTTTGGCCTTCTGTACAGATCGGGCACAG GGCGGTTTCTTCACTCCACTACTACGTAGGACTGCCTCAGCTAAAAACTCACTGAAAAGGGCACCGTCTGCCCTCTTTATTGAGCACGgcaaggtgtttcagagaaagAAG GAGTGGGAGACAAAGGCCTCAACTTGA